From the genome of Halanaerobiales bacterium:
AAAGAAAGGAGTACTTATATGCAGGGTGATATTTCTATACTAATTGCTTTCACTGCCGGAACACTTTCTTTTTTCTCTCCATGTGTACTACCACTTATTCCATCATATATTACATTTTTAATAGGCGATTATTCAAAACAAAAAGAATATACAAAAGCCGAATTAATTATTCCTGCTTCAATTTTCATTTTAGGTTTTACTTCAATTTTTGTGCTTTTAGGCCTATCAGCATCATATTTAGGAAAGTTACTTTTACAAAACCAGGCCATTTTTAGAAAAATCGGTGGAATTTTCGTTATTATTTTAGGTTTACATGTTAGTGGAATTTTTAAAATAAAGGCTCTTTATCAACAGAAAAATTTTGAAATCCCACAAAATATCAATAAATATTTAAGATCATTTATTATGGGCATAGCCTTAGCCTTTGCCTGGACTCCATGTGTTGGTCCAATTCTTTCTTCTATTCTTATTTATGCAGGCAGCAGTCAGAGTATGGCTACAGGCGGTTTTTTATTATTATTTTATTCTATAGGTTTTGCCTTACCCTTTATGGCAGTCGCTCTTTTTATGAACTGGTTTTTACCTAAATTCAAAAAGATTAATCCTTATTTACCTATTATTGAAAAAGTTACAGGTATCTTAATAATTATTGTTGGAATTTTAATTTATACAAATAATTTAGTGTTTACTATCTAAGTTAAAACTATAATAAAGGAGTGAAATTTATGAAAAAGAAAAGTTATTTATCTATTTTAATCCTCATCCTTTTTCTAGGAACTTTTACTTTGTTTAATTTTCAGCAAATAGAAGCAGCGCAAATAGGAACTGAAGTGGGGCAAAAGGCTCCTAACTTTAGTTTAAAAAATATGAATAACAAAGAAGTTACATTAAGAGATCTGGAAGGTAAAAAAGTTTTTATAAATTTTTGGGCTTCCTGGTGTCCACCCTGTAAAGCAGAAATGCCTGATATTCAGAAATTACAGAAAAATCATGGGGAAGAAATAAAAATAGTTGCTGTAAATTTAGAAGAAGAAAAAAATAAAGTTGAAAAATATTTAGAAAATGAAGATCTTGATTTTACTGTTTTACTTGATAAAAATAAAAAAGTAGCAAATCAATACTTAATAAGAGCAATACCTACCAGTTATTTTTTAAATGAAAAGGGAATTATTATTGAAAAAAATCTTGGTGTTTTAAGCTATGAAAAAATGAAAGAAAATTTAAAGATAGAATAAATATTTAAAAGCCTGGTTTTTATAACCAGGCTTTTTATAATCGAGATAATTTATTTAGTATTTTCATTTTCCCGCTCATCATCACATTCAGGACATTCAACATCTCTTCCGCGCTGACGTCTTTTCCTACCCCAGGCCTTTGGACGGGTAAATTCTTGATCACATTCTGGACAATGATATTTTTTCTCTGCCAGTCTATAATCTCCACCCTCAAAACGAATAGCCATTCCATCAATTAAAGCATCAGCAATCTTTCTGCGGGCCGAAGTTAAAACTCTTTGAAATGTAGGACGAGATACTTCCATTCTTTCTGAACATTTTTTTTGAGTCAAACCTTCCTGATCTTTCAAACGAATAGCTTCTACTTCTTCCATAGAGAGATTTATCTCTCCTAAATTTCGCATTGGAACTCCAGCAGGTTTAAAAAACTTAACCTCTGGAATATATTCTACTCTCCGCGGTTTTGGTGGTCTAGCCATATAACTCACTCCATTTCTTTTTATTTTATATTATTTTAATTTCTTTTCAGCAACCATACCCAACACTGCTGCAGCATCTTTAGGAGTTGAATAAGGAGGTGCATAAGCAAGGTCAATCTGAAATAGATCATTAGCAGTCAAACCACTATATATAGCTGTACTAAAAACATCTATTCTCTTATCTGCACCATTTTCTCCAATTACAGCTGCACCAATAATCTTATTAGTTTCTTTATCAAAAACCCCTTTTAGATGTAATTCATTTAAATCAGGATAATATCCTGCATGATCAACACCTTTTATTTTAACTTCTTCAACTTCAAAACCATTTTCACGAGCTTCAGAAGCTAAAAGACCGGTTCTACTTACTGCTAAATCAAATATCTTGGTTATTCCAGTTTTTAATATACCCTTATGTCTGGCATTTCCACCTGTAACATTCTCGCCAGCAGTTCTTCCCTGTTTATTGGCAGTAGAACCTAAGGGGACCCAGGCTGGATTACCTGTTATAAGGTCTTTACTTTCAGCACAATCTCCAGCTGCATAAATATCTTTTTTAGATGTTTCCATTTTTTCATTTACAGCAATTGCCCCTGTATTACCAATTTCTACACCTGCTTTTTTAGCTAATTCTGCATTAGGTTTAACACCAATAGCTAAAAGTACCAAATCTGCTTCCAGTTCTTTACCACTTTCAGTTACAACTTTTTCTACTTTTCCATCTCCTTTAAATTCATTAACTCCATCATCTAAAACTAAATTAACACCTTTTTCTTTAAGATGTTCTTCTACAATTTCTGACATCTCATCACTCAAAATAGGCAGAACATGTGGTAGCTTTTCAATAACTCCAACTTCTAAACCGGATTCCTTAAAAGATTCTGCCATTTCCAGACCAATAAGTCCAGCCCCAACAATAACAGCTTTTTTAGGATTTTGCTTATCTATAATATTTTTTATTCTATCAGCATCATTAACAGTTCTAAGTGGTACAATATTTTCTAACTCATGACCGGGAATAGGAGGCATTATTGGACTGGCACCTGTTGTTATAATAAGTTTATCGTAATTATAATCATCTACCTCATCAGTTTCTAAGTTTTTATATTTTAATGATTTTTCCTCAGAATTAACATTTAATACTTCATGTTTAGTTCTTACATCTATTTTATATTTTTCTGCAAAGCCTTCAGGAGTATTAATAATTACTTTTTCTCTACCTTCTGTTACTTCCGAAATATAATAGGGGAGTCCACAGCCTGCATAAGAAATATCACTATCTCTTTCAAAGATAACTATCTCTGCATTTTTATTATTTCTTCTTGCTTTAGCTGCAGCACTAGTTCCTGCTGCAACTCCTCCAACTATAGCTATTTTCATCAAAAATCCCTCCAATATATTTAAATACAAATATTTTATCTCACAATTAAACTTTATGATTTTAGTCAAGTTTATTATAAATCTAATTCAAACTATTAATAATAATACCATAAATTTATGTAAACATAAAGTAAAATATTGGATAAAACAAAAGCCGTTTCCATTAATCTAATATTTATAATGAAAACGGCCTATTATTTCTATTAAATTGAATGTTTTATTTATTCAGTTTCTAAAAACATCTGCTCTTTTGATGGATCAAATTCCGGAATTAAATCCATTACATTATCAGCAATATTTTCAAACTCTTCACCAATCATATCACTATTAGCTACTAATTCACCATTGTCTCCTGCTTCTCTAACCTCTGTGATTAGTGGTAATTTACCTAAGAAATTGGTTTCAAGATGTTCAGCTAATTTTTCTCCTCCACCCTGACCAAAGATATAATCTTTATGACCACATTCACTACAGACATAATAGGACATATTTTCTACAACTCCCAATACTTCAGCATCCATTTTTTCAGCCATTTTACCAACACGGCCTGCTACATTAGCTGCTGTAATCTGAGGAGTAGTTACAACTAAAGTCTGAGCATGAGGTAGTTTCTGCATAATATTTAGAGCCATATCTCCTGTTCCTGGAGGTAAATCAAGAAGTAAATAATCCAATTCTCCCCAGTGAACATCTTCCATAAATTGTTGTAAAGCACCATTTAAGAGTGGGGCACGCCAGATAACTGGATTACCCTCTTCTACAAAAGAACCCATAGACATAACTTTTATACCATTGACTTCAGGTGGTACTATTTCTTTTTCATTTAAAGCACGAGCATCTTCTTCTAAACCTACAATCCTTGGAATACTAAAACCATGAACATCAGAATCTAGAATACCAACTTTTTTACCTTTATTTTTGAGGGCAGCTGCCAGATTAGCAGTCACAGTAGATTTTCCAACTCCACCTTTTCCACTGGCTACAGCAATAAGCCCTTCTTTGATTGAACCATGTTCTAATTCTAAAACACCGTCTTTTAATTCATACACTATTAACGCCTCCTGAAAATTTTCATTATATTTTTAAGATAATTAATCTCTACATAAAAGATTAACATATAGCATAATTGACTGCTGTTAATTTCTTAACATTTTCTCATAATTAAACATGAAATTTATTTTAGTGATCACAGGCATTATCATCAGTATCAAGGTTACCTGCAAGATATTCATTAATACAGTTATCTACATCACCCTTCACACCAGTAACTACTTCAACACCTGCATCATTAAATAAATTAATTGCTCTGGTTCCCATACCACCTGCCAGTACAAGATCGATGTTTTTATCAGCTAAAAATCTAGGTAAAAAACCAGGCTTGTGTCCGGGATTTTCAATTATCTCTTTACTTTCAACTTCAGAACCTTTTGTATTATAAATTGTAAATTGAGGACAATGACCAAA
Proteins encoded in this window:
- a CDS encoding cytochrome c biogenesis CcdA family protein; amino-acid sequence: KERSTYMQGDISILIAFTAGTLSFFSPCVLPLIPSYITFLIGDYSKQKEYTKAELIIPASIFILGFTSIFVLLGLSASYLGKLLLQNQAIFRKIGGIFVIILGLHVSGIFKIKALYQQKNFEIPQNINKYLRSFIMGIALAFAWTPCVGPILSSILIYAGSSQSMATGGFLLLFYSIGFALPFMAVALFMNWFLPKFKKINPYLPIIEKVTGILIIIVGILIYTNNLVFTI
- a CDS encoding TlpA disulfide reductase family protein, whose protein sequence is MKKKSYLSILILILFLGTFTLFNFQQIEAAQIGTEVGQKAPNFSLKNMNNKEVTLRDLEGKKVFINFWASWCPPCKAEMPDIQKLQKNHGEEIKIVAVNLEEEKNKVEKYLENEDLDFTVLLDKNKKVANQYLIRAIPTSYFLNEKGIIIEKNLGVLSYEKMKENLKIE
- a CDS encoding DUF134 domain-containing protein, encoding MARPPKPRRVEYIPEVKFFKPAGVPMRNLGEINLSMEEVEAIRLKDQEGLTQKKCSERMEVSRPTFQRVLTSARRKIADALIDGMAIRFEGGDYRLAEKKYHCPECDQEFTRPKAWGRKRRQRGRDVECPECDDERENENTK
- a CDS encoding FAD-dependent oxidoreductase, which gives rise to MKIAIVGGVAAGTSAAAKARRNNKNAEIVIFERDSDISYAGCGLPYYISEVTEGREKVIINTPEGFAEKYKIDVRTKHEVLNVNSEEKSLKYKNLETDEVDDYNYDKLIITTGASPIMPPIPGHELENIVPLRTVNDADRIKNIIDKQNPKKAVIVGAGLIGLEMAESFKESGLEVGVIEKLPHVLPILSDEMSEIVEEHLKEKGVNLVLDDGVNEFKGDGKVEKVVTESGKELEADLVLLAIGVKPNAELAKKAGVEIGNTGAIAVNEKMETSKKDIYAAGDCAESKDLITGNPAWVPLGSTANKQGRTAGENVTGGNARHKGILKTGITKIFDLAVSRTGLLASEARENGFEVEEVKIKGVDHAGYYPDLNELHLKGVFDKETNKIIGAAVIGENGADKRIDVFSTAIYSGLTANDLFQIDLAYAPPYSTPKDAAAVLGMVAEKKLK
- a CDS encoding Mrp/NBP35 family ATP-binding protein, with the translated sequence MYELKDGVLELEHGSIKEGLIAVASGKGGVGKSTVTANLAAALKNKGKKVGILDSDVHGFSIPRIVGLEEDARALNEKEIVPPEVNGIKVMSMGSFVEEGNPVIWRAPLLNGALQQFMEDVHWGELDYLLLDLPPGTGDMALNIMQKLPHAQTLVVTTPQITAANVAGRVGKMAEKMDAEVLGVVENMSYYVCSECGHKDYIFGQGGGEKLAEHLETNFLGKLPLITEVREAGDNGELVANSDMIGEEFENIADNVMDLIPEFDPSKEQMFLETE
- a CDS encoding NifB/NifX family molybdenum-iron cluster-binding protein, which produces MEKIAIPTNNGKVSAHFGHCPQFTIYNTKGSEVESKEIIENPGHKPGFLPRFLADKNIDLVLAGGMGTRAINLFNDAGVEVVTGVKGDVDNCINEYLAGNLDTDDNACDH